From the Flavobacterium galactosidilyticum genome, one window contains:
- a CDS encoding RagB/SusD family nutrient uptake outer membrane protein: protein MKKTHQKGIYNCNNNIDTQPNIGCYIWLGKWYPYSELTGIRLILFLVIISALQLSCDDFVEVPQPNSQLTRVTVFEDKATANAALAATYAKLRENGLLAGTTSGLSHQLGNYTDELTYFGNPLNTSLTFYNNTLRASDRELANLWNNSYNQIYAANAILEGIQQSKSLTEATKNEFMGEAIFIRALLHFYLGNLYGSIPYITTTDYRQNAKVSKKELSDVYVLIQNDLKQAIRLLPEAYSTEDRVRPNKAVAHALLARLSLYARAWNDAADEASLVINNTELYTWNSNLDAEFLKGSTATIWQLISGVDGKNTEEGITFIFTSGPPPSSALSNNLMAAFAPNDLRKTHWIGTVTSGLSSWFYPKKYKKSQYTGSSVEYSILFRLAEMYLIRAEARVYQNNLEGAKEDLNKVRLRAGLSETTANTAPEIIDAVLQERRFEFFTELGHRFFDLKRTNTIDQALAPVKPGWDTKDKLFPIPDSELLLNPNLKPQNYGY from the coding sequence ATGAAAAAAACACATCAAAAGGGTATTTATAATTGCAATAACAATATAGATACTCAACCCAATATTGGCTGTTATATCTGGTTGGGTAAGTGGTATCCGTACAGCGAATTGACTGGAATAAGACTTATCTTATTCTTAGTAATTATCAGTGCATTACAGCTAAGTTGTGATGATTTTGTAGAAGTACCTCAACCCAATTCGCAACTGACAAGAGTTACTGTTTTTGAAGATAAAGCAACGGCAAATGCAGCCCTAGCTGCCACATATGCTAAACTGCGTGAGAATGGCTTATTAGCCGGTACGACATCCGGACTCTCTCATCAATTGGGCAATTATACAGATGAGCTTACTTATTTTGGCAATCCCCTTAATACCTCACTAACTTTTTACAACAATACGCTGCGTGCTTCTGACAGAGAATTGGCTAATTTATGGAACAACAGCTATAATCAGATTTATGCAGCAAATGCGATCTTAGAAGGCATTCAACAATCCAAATCTTTAACAGAGGCTACAAAAAATGAATTCATGGGCGAAGCGATCTTTATAAGAGCTTTACTTCATTTTTATTTAGGGAATCTCTATGGGAGTATTCCCTATATCACAACAACAGACTACCGTCAGAATGCTAAAGTATCTAAAAAAGAACTTAGTGATGTTTATGTTTTGATACAGAACGATTTGAAACAAGCGATTCGTTTACTCCCCGAAGCTTATAGTACTGAAGATCGTGTTCGCCCTAATAAAGCTGTTGCTCATGCCTTATTGGCTCGTCTAAGTCTCTACGCAAGAGCCTGGAATGATGCTGCCGATGAAGCGTCTTTGGTAATCAATAACACTGAATTATATACTTGGAATAGCAATCTGGATGCCGAATTTTTAAAAGGAAGTACGGCAACGATCTGGCAGCTAATTTCCGGTGTCGATGGTAAAAATACAGAAGAGGGGATCACCTTTATTTTCACTTCTGGCCCTCCTCCCTCATCTGCATTAAGCAACAACCTGATGGCTGCTTTTGCTCCTAATGACTTGCGTAAAACCCATTGGATTGGCACAGTGACCTCTGGATTATCTAGCTGGTTCTATCCAAAGAAATATAAGAAATCTCAATATACAGGAAGTTCTGTAGAATATTCGATTCTATTTCGATTGGCAGAAATGTACCTGATACGGGCAGAGGCAAGAGTTTATCAAAACAACCTTGAAGGCGCTAAGGAAGATTTAAATAAAGTGAGACTCAGAGCTGGACTTTCCGAAACAACCGCAAATACAGCACCAGAAATTATAGATGCTGTACTGCAAGAAAGACGTTTTGAGTTTTTTACCGAACTGGGACATCGGTTCTTTGATTTGAAAAGAACCAACACTATCGATCAGGCATTAGCACCGGTGAAACCGGGTTGGGATACTAAAGATAAATTGTTTCCAATTCCCGATTCTGAACTGCTGCTCAATCCTAATTTAAAACCACAAAACTATGGTTATTAA
- a CDS encoding alpha/beta hydrolase family protein gives MKRYKTTQLPVLFLCFLRCISYLFILLVSCPIVGQEKQKKELTVADYKLWSSLNPQKISDKGNWISYALRYESVTDTLFLKNATSKATFKFPQAYNESFYEEQWFTCQTKDNKLQLQNLSTNAIEEIPNVKRYAFTKNGKYLILFITAADTNSKLVVRNLKNKKIQTIDNVSKWLMNPNGNALVYFTTSKNAKSVSLLFLQNDLETISLIKTPDYNFNNPVWQEEGKAIAFLKQPLRKSKNDVQLKNQLVLYKLADKKGYTLDPATHKNMPLTMNIVVSSWNGITISKDCKRVIFGIQKEVSYAPFDRQAVQIWKADDKSPYPEREIIGPRDLLPHTYVWWPETDRIEQLSDDTFTEVMLNGNQTHAVTSDFLAYEPQFKMNSDRDYYITAMATGHKKLLLQKHSGLSNNILVSPGGKYISYFKDKNWWVYDILNDTHKKVTASIKAPLDNVYHDRGEDAFAYGNPGWSTNDKTLFIYDSHDIWEITPDDAKAKRLTNGRENHIVFRISEQQELQKRKQNYSGFTNGTIDMSAPLLLEAIADDFSQSGYYLWQNSKGLCPLVFEKSEISNLLKAAKAPVYLFMQQKFDLSPELMLKNGNEGKSTLFFKSNPHQKKYYWGTARLIDYTNASGTRLKGILHYPANYQPEKKYPMIVHIYERLTKYLYDYTNPSEYSRDGFNVTNLTSQGYFVLSPDISYTLGNPGISATDCVTAATKAALAIASINPKKIGLIGHSFGGYETNFIITQTNIFAAAVAGAAWTDLTSAYLYPGLNIGKPDPWRFEYHQLRMKKSLFEDPDSYNRNSPVLHATNIITPLLGWNGAKDIQVPYYQSTELYVALRRLQKRHILLVYPEEAHDLDNPMNQKDLTHRIEDWFAYYLKNEKLAAWMLPDGQQELEFNQLSKK, from the coding sequence ATGAAACGATATAAAACTACCCAATTACCAGTTTTGTTTTTGTGTTTCCTCCGCTGCATTAGCTATCTATTTATTTTGTTAGTTTCCTGCCCTATTGTTGGGCAGGAAAAACAAAAAAAAGAACTCACAGTTGCAGATTATAAACTATGGAGCAGCCTTAACCCACAAAAAATTTCTGATAAAGGGAACTGGATCAGTTATGCTCTGCGCTATGAAAGTGTTACGGATACTTTGTTCCTTAAAAATGCTACTAGTAAAGCAACTTTTAAATTTCCGCAAGCATACAATGAAAGTTTTTATGAGGAGCAATGGTTTACCTGCCAAACAAAGGATAATAAATTACAACTTCAAAATTTAAGCACTAACGCTATTGAAGAAATACCGAACGTAAAACGATATGCCTTTACTAAAAATGGCAAATACCTGATCTTATTTATCACTGCAGCGGATACCAATTCAAAACTTGTGGTTCGAAACTTAAAGAATAAAAAAATCCAAACCATTGACAATGTAAGTAAATGGCTGATGAATCCCAATGGCAATGCCTTAGTTTATTTTACTACTTCAAAAAACGCAAAATCAGTCAGTCTTTTATTTTTACAAAATGATTTGGAGACAATTTCATTAATAAAAACACCAGACTACAATTTCAATAATCCGGTATGGCAGGAAGAGGGAAAGGCGATTGCTTTCTTGAAACAGCCATTAAGAAAATCAAAAAACGATGTACAGTTAAAAAATCAATTGGTTTTGTATAAGTTGGCAGACAAGAAAGGTTACACCTTAGATCCTGCTACCCATAAAAACATGCCTTTGACTATGAATATAGTAGTCAGCAGTTGGAATGGTATTACTATTTCTAAAGATTGCAAAAGAGTCATTTTCGGTATACAAAAAGAGGTGTCATACGCTCCATTTGACCGACAAGCTGTTCAAATTTGGAAAGCAGATGATAAAAGCCCCTATCCAGAACGAGAAATTATTGGCCCCCGCGATCTTTTACCTCATACCTATGTTTGGTGGCCTGAAACAGATCGTATTGAACAACTTAGTGACGATACTTTTACAGAAGTAATGCTTAATGGTAACCAAACACATGCTGTAACCTCTGATTTTCTTGCCTATGAGCCGCAGTTCAAAATGAATAGTGATCGGGACTACTATATAACAGCTATGGCAACAGGACACAAAAAATTATTGTTGCAAAAACATTCAGGTTTATCTAATAACATTTTAGTGTCTCCCGGAGGAAAGTATATTTCCTATTTTAAAGATAAAAACTGGTGGGTGTATGATATTTTGAATGATACACATAAAAAGGTAACCGCTTCAATAAAAGCCCCCTTAGACAATGTTTATCACGACAGAGGAGAAGACGCCTTTGCTTATGGTAATCCGGGATGGAGTACAAACGATAAAACTTTATTCATTTATGATAGTCACGACATTTGGGAAATAACTCCAGACGATGCTAAAGCAAAAAGGCTTACTAACGGTAGGGAAAATCATATCGTATTTAGGATTAGTGAACAACAGGAATTGCAAAAAAGAAAACAGAATTACAGTGGTTTTACAAATGGTACCATTGATATGAGTGCGCCTTTATTACTAGAAGCGATAGCCGATGATTTTAGTCAATCCGGCTATTATTTGTGGCAAAACTCCAAAGGTTTGTGCCCCTTGGTATTTGAAAAATCAGAAATCAGCAATTTGTTAAAAGCAGCAAAAGCCCCCGTTTATTTATTCATGCAGCAAAAATTTGACCTTTCACCGGAGCTGATGCTAAAAAATGGGAATGAGGGTAAATCGACTCTGTTTTTTAAAAGTAATCCCCACCAAAAAAAATATTATTGGGGTACTGCACGACTTATTGATTATACAAATGCTAGCGGTACGCGGTTAAAAGGAATACTTCATTATCCAGCAAACTATCAACCGGAAAAAAAATACCCAATGATCGTTCATATTTATGAACGCCTTACAAAATATCTCTATGATTATACCAATCCTTCAGAATATAGTAGAGATGGATTTAATGTGACCAATCTGACCAGCCAAGGTTATTTTGTATTGAGTCCTGATATTAGCTATACCCTCGGTAATCCGGGAATTTCAGCAACGGATTGTGTTACGGCAGCCACCAAAGCTGCTTTAGCAATTGCTAGTATTAATCCAAAAAAAATAGGCTTGATTGGACATTCGTTTGGAGGTTATGAAACTAACTTCATCATTACACAAACCAATATTTTTGCCGCAGCGGTTGCTGGTGCTGCATGGACTGATTTGACAAGTGCCTACCTCTATCCAGGATTAAATATTGGAAAACCTGATCCATGGCGTTTTGAATACCACCAATTGCGAATGAAAAAATCCTTATTTGAAGATCCAGATAGTTATAATCGAAATTCACCCGTTTTACACGCGACTAATATTATAACCCCTTTATTGGGATGGAATGGTGCTAAAGATATTCAAGTCCCCTATTATCAGAGTACAGAATTATATGTTGCTTTGAGAAGACTGCAAAAGAGACATATTTTATTGGTATATCCAGAGGAAGCGCATGACTTGGATAACCCAATGAACCAAAAAGATCTTACACATCGTATCGAGGATTGGTTTGCTTATTATCTCAAAAATGAAAAATTAGCTGCTTGGATGTTGCCTGATGGTCAGCAGGAGCTTGAGTTTAACCAATTATCCAAAAAGTAA
- a CDS encoding DUF6520 family protein: protein MKTSFFKMILPMAVITVGIAGALSTKAMSKNSDVDPIQGYSHLEDDPCHKEIMCDQAGVNACTVVGAGQLYAKSGATCPTPLFRSN, encoded by the coding sequence ATGAAAACAAGTTTTTTCAAAATGATTCTGCCTATGGCAGTCATTACAGTAGGAATTGCAGGTGCGTTGAGCACTAAGGCAATGAGTAAAAATTCAGATGTTGACCCTATCCAAGGGTATAGTCATTTGGAAGACGATCCGTGTCACAAGGAAATTATGTGTGATCAAGCTGGAGTAAATGCATGTACTGTTGTGGGTGCGGGTCAGCTTTACGCTAAATCGGGTGCTACTTGTCCAACGCCACTGTTCAGATCGAACTAG
- a CDS encoding MauE/DoxX family redox-associated membrane protein produces MKLTVRMQKVILELICLLYILLFVYAAVSKLLDFENFQVQLGQSPLLSAFAGWVSWGVPIVEIIIALMLVFPRFRLVGLYAAFSLMVMFTAYIYIILHYSSFVPCSCGGVLEKMSWDQHLIFNIVFILIGAQGILLLSQKNKTILYSLLICNALSIGIIVFLFNLSENITQYHNNFVRRFPHFSTVEKNKVDLKYNSYYFAGSGEGKIFLGNFTAPLQILIIDTALKTKNTHRIELDKKNLPFRSVTVRVVPPYFFITDGTVPCIFRGSITDWKAKYIMKGSEYFTKIEPIDSITMVIRAMNKKNGESVLGTINLRDTLKIHLEPKLLERQIDGFLDTDGYLLYNSKLQRIVYQYRYRNQFIVADRNLNIDFRGNTIDTISHPKLDIRYVSSRDEKKFGTAPLTVNNANAVYSNLLFVNSALPGKYEPTSTWKHASIIDVYNLNINSYISSFYIYDVKGKKLNSLLIIDGFLYVLIDNQLIVYKLGKSITNNYVKIATKNR; encoded by the coding sequence ATGAAACTGACTGTTAGAATGCAAAAGGTGATTTTAGAGCTAATTTGTCTGCTCTATATTTTACTGTTTGTTTATGCAGCAGTTAGTAAGCTGCTGGATTTTGAGAACTTTCAGGTGCAACTGGGGCAATCGCCCTTGTTGAGTGCTTTTGCGGGCTGGGTTTCATGGGGCGTACCTATTGTAGAAATTATAATTGCGTTAATGCTGGTTTTTCCAAGATTTCGTCTTGTAGGACTTTATGCTGCTTTCAGCCTGATGGTTATGTTTACTGCCTATATTTATATCATCTTACATTATAGTTCGTTTGTACCTTGTTCTTGTGGAGGTGTTTTGGAAAAAATGAGTTGGGATCAGCATCTGATATTTAATATTGTGTTTATTCTCATAGGTGCACAAGGTATTCTCCTACTCTCTCAAAAAAATAAAACAATTTTGTACTCCCTTCTCATTTGTAACGCTTTAAGCATTGGGATTATTGTTTTTCTGTTCAACTTGTCTGAAAATATCACCCAGTATCACAATAATTTTGTTAGACGATTTCCGCATTTTTCGACCGTCGAAAAGAATAAAGTGGATTTAAAGTACAATTCCTATTATTTTGCCGGCAGCGGCGAAGGCAAAATATTCTTAGGAAACTTCACAGCACCTCTACAAATCCTAATAATCGACACTGCATTAAAAACTAAAAACACACATCGTATTGAACTTGATAAGAAAAATTTACCATTCCGTTCTGTAACGGTAAGAGTAGTACCTCCATACTTTTTTATCACTGATGGAACGGTCCCTTGTATTTTTAGAGGTAGCATAACAGATTGGAAGGCAAAGTACATTATGAAAGGCTCTGAGTATTTTACAAAAATAGAACCTATAGATTCGATAACCATGGTAATCAGGGCAATGAACAAGAAAAATGGAGAAAGTGTTTTGGGAACGATAAACTTGCGCGATACTTTAAAAATACATCTGGAACCCAAACTATTGGAAAGGCAGATAGACGGTTTTTTGGATACGGATGGGTACTTACTTTATAATAGCAAATTGCAGCGGATTGTTTATCAGTATAGGTACAGAAACCAATTCATCGTGGCTGACCGAAACCTTAATATTGATTTTAGAGGCAATACAATTGATACCATTAGTCATCCCAAACTCGATATAAGATATGTGTCCAGCCGAGATGAAAAAAAATTCGGGACAGCTCCGCTGACTGTGAATAACGCAAACGCTGTTTATAGCAACTTACTTTTTGTTAATTCTGCATTGCCAGGGAAGTATGAGCCTACTTCAACTTGGAAGCATGCCAGCATCATCGATGTTTATAATCTTAATATCAACAGTTATATTTCTAGTTTTTACATCTATGATGTTAAAGGAAAAAAGCTCAACAGTCTTTTGATAATTGATGGTTTTTTATATGTATTGATTGACAATCAGCTAATAGTCTATAAATTAGGAAAAAGTATAACTAATAATTATGTTAAAATAGCTACGAAAAACAGATAG
- a CDS encoding helix-turn-helix transcriptional regulator, with amino-acid sequence MDETYNQRRIVSVHQMLFEMARGNFNSKIPESKEKDELETIVVLINMVAEEIKGSLLEFVNVHSTTEFITQTNLILDSNYFISSLSSEIILFLGYSESELIGQPLTTIISPSSLFQIQYLVDGCTPLPAVVTLDFITKAQLSLAVACSVGKLTPRSEIILNLVIPLHSDTYHPKVAENGDEKQIKPRKVDAFLIQKLYDYILAHLDAPLPSLQVLAQKFGTNEYKLKAGFRHFFKTSIYKFYNEERLKRAYFMVEHSVIPLKNISLMYGFNNYSNFSKSFKKRFAFSPSELHRNEDSAVLQQSYPIVSFSDKFE; translated from the coding sequence ATGGATGAAACTTATAATCAAAGACGGATCGTTAGCGTTCACCAGATGCTGTTTGAAATGGCGCGAGGTAACTTTAATAGTAAGATTCCAGAAAGTAAGGAGAAGGACGAATTAGAAACTATTGTGGTTTTAATTAATATGGTCGCGGAGGAAATAAAGGGGTCCCTTTTAGAATTTGTTAATGTTCATAGTACTACCGAATTTATTACTCAAACAAATTTAATACTGGATTCTAATTACTTTATTAGCAGTTTATCTTCAGAGATTATTCTTTTCTTAGGCTATTCTGAAAGTGAATTGATTGGTCAACCTTTAACAACTATTATTAGCCCCAGTTCCTTGTTTCAGATTCAATATCTAGTTGATGGCTGTACTCCATTACCAGCAGTTGTCACTTTAGATTTTATTACCAAAGCTCAGTTATCGCTTGCTGTTGCTTGTAGTGTGGGTAAATTAACTCCTCGTTCTGAAATTATATTAAATCTTGTTATTCCACTTCATTCTGACACTTATCACCCCAAGGTTGCTGAAAATGGAGATGAAAAACAAATTAAACCTAGAAAAGTTGATGCTTTTTTGATTCAGAAACTATATGATTATATCTTAGCACATCTTGATGCACCTCTGCCTTCATTACAAGTGCTTGCACAAAAATTTGGTACTAATGAGTATAAATTAAAAGCAGGCTTTCGTCATTTTTTCAAAACAAGTATTTATAAATTTTATAATGAGGAACGTTTGAAAAGAGCTTACTTCATGGTTGAACATTCGGTAATCCCTCTAAAAAATATTTCCTTGATGTATGGTTTCAATAATTATTCTAATTTTTCAAAATCCTTTAAGAAACGTTTTGCTTTTTCTCCCTCTGAATTGCATCGAAATGAAGATAGTGCTGTACTTCAACAGAGCTATCCCATTGTATCCTTTTCAGATAAATTTGAATAA
- a CDS encoding aminotransferase class I/II-fold pyridoxal phosphate-dependent enzyme: MAKIKHNNFIDTVDEVLSGAKKEGVLHLYAEDKVLTGRTIQIKGKEMFHFGTTGYLGLEQDNRLKEAAIQAIRDYGTQFPLSKSYISHPLYYELESKIEQMYGIPPIITKNSTLGHLAIIPTLIRDEDAVIMDHQVHWSVQNACQLLKLRGIPVEMIRHSNLDMLEDKIKYLTTRCNKIWYMADGVYSMFGDYAPIPELLALTQKYTQLNLYFDDVHGMSWKGKNGTGFIFDAIKELPENCIVVSTLSKTFGASGATVFCKNQKLRDKIKNFGGPLTFSAQLEPASVAAAIASADIHLSPEIAVLQFELSEKIEYFKSLLEKTALPMIALNSSPVFFLATATPLTGYKMVQRLFDEGFYVNLAIYPAVPIKNTGIRITLSRHNQKEEIKSLVEAMEYHFPKALEESDNSQNKVMKAFGIHERNRPEENLKKETTLLLQYETTIQKIVKQNWNELLGKQSTFDWEGLSFLENAFINSDYPENSWDFHYYIIKDQSGIPVLATFFMYGLWKDDMLASESISLQLEEKRILNPLYLTSKVLGMGSLFTEGNHCYINKVHPLAEEAIMLLLEKVETLYHQLDADMLVLRDFEEDEQWNRIFHNHGFLKINMPETCIIQNMKWNSIEEFSASLSPRSRKHFLKEVLPFEQAFDIVIKNKLTNEELEQAYKLYQNVKDNNHAINTFTYPIEVFQKMEDHSQWEFILLYLKKGASNPLVGIMFCYKNTEQTYAPALIGMDYDYAKEFHLYRQLLFQTIKRARELNWSKIDFGFSATFEKRKLGATIIPKVAYIQARDNFSMELMGTLQN; encoded by the coding sequence ATGGCAAAAATTAAACACAACAACTTCATCGATACAGTAGACGAGGTTTTATCAGGAGCAAAAAAAGAAGGCGTATTGCACTTATATGCTGAAGACAAAGTATTGACTGGAAGAACCATACAAATCAAAGGAAAAGAAATGTTTCATTTCGGTACAACAGGATATCTTGGTTTAGAACAAGACAATAGACTCAAAGAAGCGGCAATTCAAGCCATTCGCGATTATGGTACGCAATTTCCGCTGTCAAAATCATACATTTCACATCCATTATACTATGAATTAGAAAGTAAAATCGAACAAATGTATGGTATACCTCCTATTATCACTAAGAACAGTACCTTGGGACATTTAGCTATTATTCCAACACTCATTAGAGATGAAGATGCCGTAATAATGGATCATCAAGTGCATTGGAGCGTCCAAAATGCATGTCAACTTTTAAAACTACGTGGTATTCCGGTAGAAATGATAAGACACAGTAATTTGGATATGCTGGAAGATAAAATCAAATACCTCACAACCCGATGCAACAAAATCTGGTACATGGCAGACGGGGTATATTCCATGTTTGGTGATTATGCACCCATCCCGGAATTATTGGCTTTAACTCAAAAATACACACAACTAAATCTTTATTTTGATGATGTCCACGGTATGAGTTGGAAAGGCAAAAACGGAACTGGTTTTATTTTTGACGCTATTAAAGAATTGCCTGAAAATTGCATTGTGGTAAGCACACTAAGCAAAACCTTTGGAGCTAGTGGAGCAACAGTATTTTGCAAAAATCAAAAACTGCGAGATAAAATAAAAAACTTTGGTGGACCACTTACTTTTTCCGCACAACTGGAACCTGCCTCTGTAGCAGCTGCAATTGCATCCGCAGACATTCACCTTTCACCAGAAATTGCAGTATTACAATTTGAATTATCAGAAAAAATAGAATATTTCAAATCATTATTGGAAAAAACTGCACTTCCAATGATTGCATTGAATAGCTCACCCGTATTTTTCTTGGCAACAGCAACACCTTTGACCGGCTATAAAATGGTGCAACGCTTATTTGATGAAGGTTTTTATGTAAATCTGGCTATATATCCAGCTGTGCCAATCAAAAACACAGGAATCCGAATCACACTTTCACGTCACAATCAGAAAGAAGAAATAAAAAGTTTAGTCGAAGCGATGGAATACCATTTTCCAAAAGCATTAGAAGAATCCGACAATAGTCAAAACAAAGTAATGAAGGCTTTTGGCATACATGAAAGAAATAGACCCGAAGAAAATTTAAAAAAGGAAACGACCTTACTACTCCAATACGAAACAACCATACAAAAAATAGTCAAGCAAAACTGGAATGAACTATTGGGAAAACAAAGCACTTTTGACTGGGAAGGTTTATCTTTCTTGGAAAATGCTTTTATAAATTCGGATTACCCGGAAAACAGCTGGGACTTTCATTATTATATAATAAAAGACCAAAGCGGAATTCCAGTATTAGCTACTTTTTTTATGTACGGACTTTGGAAAGACGATATGCTGGCATCAGAATCGATTTCATTACAACTAGAAGAAAAAAGGATACTAAACCCATTATATTTGACCTCAAAAGTCTTAGGAATGGGCTCCTTATTTACAGAGGGTAATCATTGTTACATAAATAAAGTGCACCCATTAGCAGAAGAAGCCATAATGCTCTTACTTGAAAAAGTGGAAACCTTGTACCATCAATTAGATGCTGACATGCTTGTTTTAAGAGATTTTGAAGAAGACGAACAATGGAATCGCATTTTTCACAATCATGGCTTCTTAAAAATAAACATGCCCGAAACCTGCATCATACAAAATATGAAATGGAACAGTATCGAAGAATTTTCGGCTTCACTTTCCCCTCGTTCTAGAAAACATTTTTTAAAAGAAGTACTTCCTTTTGAACAGGCTTTTGATATTGTAATAAAAAATAAATTAACTAATGAAGAATTAGAACAAGCGTATAAACTGTATCAAAATGTTAAAGATAACAACCATGCCATAAATACATTCACCTACCCTATCGAAGTATTCCAAAAAATGGAGGATCATTCCCAATGGGAATTCATTCTATTATATTTAAAAAAAGGAGCTTCAAACCCATTGGTCGGAATCATGTTTTGTTATAAAAACACAGAGCAAACTTATGCTCCAGCATTGATAGGAATGGATTATGATTATGCTAAAGAATTCCACCTTTACCGCCAACTACTCTTTCAAACCATCAAACGGGCTCGGGAACTAAATTGGAGCAAAATTGATTTTGGCTTTTCTGCAACTTTTGAAAAGAGAAAACTGGGTGCAACCATAATCCCTAAAGTCGCCTACATCCAGGCAAGAGACAATTTCTCCATGGAACTGATGGGCACCCTCCAAAACTAA
- the rfbC gene encoding dTDP-4-dehydrorhamnose 3,5-epimerase, which yields MTLETTTIQDLVIINPAVFNDERGYFFEAYNKEKFTALGISIDFVQDNQSFSKKGTLRGLHYQNPPYAQTKLVRVLQGEIIDVAVDLRKDSATFGQSFSIKLTAENKKQLLVPQGFAHGFSVISETAVVLYKCDQYYNKASEGGIRFDDVQLNIDWGMDLKEAIVSEKDLVLQDFKDIDSEF from the coding sequence ATGACTTTAGAAACAACAACAATTCAAGATCTTGTGATTATCAACCCAGCCGTTTTTAATGACGAAAGGGGTTACTTTTTTGAGGCCTATAATAAAGAGAAATTTACTGCTTTAGGAATTTCTATTGACTTCGTCCAAGACAATCAATCGTTTTCAAAAAAAGGGACGCTAAGAGGGTTACATTATCAAAATCCACCGTATGCGCAAACGAAACTAGTACGGGTATTGCAAGGAGAAATCATTGACGTTGCAGTAGATTTAAGAAAAGATTCGGCTACATTTGGTCAGTCGTTCAGTATTAAACTGACTGCTGAGAATAAAAAACAATTGTTAGTGCCGCAAGGTTTTGCTCACGGCTTTTCTGTAATCAGTGAGACGGCCGTAGTGCTGTATAAATGCGATCAATATTATAACAAAGCCAGTGAAGGCGGAATTCGTTTTGATGATGTCCAACTGAATATTGATTGGGGGATGGATTTGAAAGAAGCTATTGTATCTGAAAAAGATTTAGTTTTGCAGGATTTTAAGGATATTGATTCGGAGTTTTAA
- a CDS encoding DUF2837 family protein: MFIIAAIAYAFSIFIDVSVYHFKYYIQDNKNTRHLLSLINIFQYCSRGFILIFAPIMAFVTESVKDKEEVWFITILAHFLVILFLLPLYSYRFTSSFSIVVIEVLNRFFGKSKPVQLEKIRKHSREVNLFSKNWVLFASNYIAGFLFSISITFLYYVSFSFPQKALILSSMTQLINMFGSIILILFIDPRIMGAIDDGAGYKEIKILTTSRILVHITLVLILIFIR, encoded by the coding sequence ATGTTTATTATAGCCGCAATAGCGTATGCTTTTTCAATATTTATTGATGTATCGGTATATCATTTTAAATATTACATACAAGACAATAAAAACACAAGGCATCTTTTGTCTTTGATAAATATATTTCAGTATTGTTCTCGTGGTTTTATTTTGATATTTGCCCCAATAATGGCCTTTGTAACCGAGTCGGTTAAAGACAAAGAAGAGGTGTGGTTTATCACGATACTAGCCCATTTTTTGGTCATTCTTTTTTTATTGCCACTTTATTCTTATCGATTTACTTCCTCTTTCTCTATAGTAGTTATCGAAGTTTTGAATCGATTTTTCGGAAAATCAAAGCCAGTGCAATTAGAAAAAATAAGAAAACATTCGAGAGAGGTAAACCTTTTCTCTAAAAATTGGGTTTTGTTTGCCTCTAATTATATAGCTGGTTTTTTATTTTCTATCAGCATCACCTTTTTGTATTACGTTAGTTTTTCATTTCCTCAAAAGGCGTTGATTTTAAGTTCGATGACACAACTCATTAATATGTTTGGGTCTATCATTTTAATACTTTTTATTGATCCAAGGATTATGGGAGCAATAGACGATGGTGCAGGGTATAAAGAAATTAAAATCTTGACTACGAGTCGAATTTTGGTGCATATTACGTTGGTTTTAATTCTGATTTTTATTCGATGA